The following proteins come from a genomic window of Rattus norvegicus strain BN/NHsdMcwi chromosome 8, GRCr8, whole genome shotgun sequence:
- the Lamb2 gene encoding laminin subunit beta-2 precursor (The RefSeq protein has 1 substitution compared to this genomic sequence), translating to MEWASGKPGRGRQGQPVPWELRLGLLLSVLAATLAQVPSLDVPGCSRGSCYPATGDLLVGRADRLTASSTCGLHSPQPYCIVSHLQDEKKCFLCDSRRPFSARDNPNSHRIQNVVTSFAPQRRTAWWQSENGVPMVTIQLDLEAEFHFTHLIMTFKTFRPAAMLVERSADFGRTWRVYRYFSYDCGADFPGIPLAPPRRWDDVVCESRYSEIEPSTEGEVIYRVLDPAIPIPDPYSSRIQNLLKITNLRVNLTRLHTLGDNLLDPRREIREKYYYALYELVIRGNCFCYGHASQCAPAPGAPAHAEGMVHGACICKHNTRGLNCEQCQDFYQDLPWHPAEDGHTHACRKCECNGHSHSCHFDMAVYLASGNVSGGVCDGCQHNTAGRHCELCRPFFYRDPTKDMRDPAACRPCDCDPMGSQDGGRCDSHDDPVLGLVSGQCRCKEHVVGTRCQQCRDGFFGLSASNPRGCQRCQCNSRGTVPGGTPCDSSSGTCFCKRLVTGDGCDRCLPGHWGLSHDLLGCRPCDCDVGGALDPQCDEATGQCPCRPHMIGRRCEQVQPGYFRPFLDHLTWEAEGAHGQVLEVVERLVTNRETPSWTGVGFVRLREGQEVEFLVTSLPRAMDYDLLLRWEPQVPEQWAELELVVQRPGPVSAHSPCGHVLPRDDRIQGMLHPNTRVLVFPRPVCLEPGLSYKLKLKLTGTGGRAHPETPYSGSGILIDSLVLQPHVLMLEMFSGGDAAALERRTTFERYRCHEEGLMPSKTPLSEACVPLLISASSLVYNGALPCQCDPQGSLSSECNPHGGQCRCKPGVVGRRCDACATGYYGFGPAGCQACQCSPDGALSALCEGTSGQCLCRTGAFGLRCDHCQRGQWGFPNCRPCVCNGRADECDAHTGACLGCRDYTGGEHCERCIAGFHGDPRLPYGGQCRPCPCPEGPGSQRHFATSCHRDGYSQQIVCHCRAGYTGLRCEACAPGHFGDPSKPGGRCQLCECSGNIDPTDPGACDPHTGQCLRCLHHTEGPHCGHCKPGFHGQAARQSCHRCTCNLLGTDPQRCPSTDLCHCDPSTGQCPCLPHVQGLSCDRCAPNFWNFTSGRGCQPCACHPSRARGPTCNEFTGQCHCHAGFGGRTCSECQELHWGDPGLQCRACDCDPRGIDKPQCHRSTGHCSCRPGVSGVRCDQCARGFSGVFPACHPCHACFGDWDRVVQDLAARTRRLEQWAQELQQTGVLGAFESSFLNLQGKLGMVQAIVAARNTSAASTAKLVEATEGLRHEIGKTTERLTQLEAELTDVQDENFNANHALSGLERDGLALNLTLRQLDQHLDILKHSNFLGAYDSIRHAHSQSTEAERRANASTFAIPSPVSNSADTRRRAEVLMGAQRENFNRQHLANQQALGRLSTHTHTLSLTGVNELVCGAPGDAPCATSPCGGAGCRDEDGQPRCGGLGCSGAAATADLALGRARHTQAELQRALVEGGGILSRVSETRRQAEEAQQRAQAALDKANASRGQVEQANQELRELIQNVKDFLSQEGADPDSIEMVATRVLDISIPASPEQIQRLASEIAERVRSLADVDTILAHTMGDVRRAEQLLQDAQRARSRAEGERQKAETVQAALEEAQRAQGAAQGAIRGAVVDTKNTEQTLQQVQERMAGTEQSLNSASERARQLHALLEALKLKRAGNSLAASTAEETAGSAQSRAREAEKQLREQVGDQYQTVRALAERKAEGVLAAQARAEQLRDEARGLLQAAQDKLQRLQELEGTYEENERELEVKAAQLDGLEARMRSVLQAINLQVQIYNTCQ from the exons ATGGAGTGGGCCTCAGGAAAACCAGGGAGGGGCAGGCAGGGACAGCCTGTGCCATGGGAACTTCGCTTGGGCCTACTTCTAAGTG TGCTGGCTGCCACATTGGCCCAAGTCCCATCCTTGGATGTACCTGGCTGTTCTCGAGGAAGCTGCTATCCAGCCACCGGTGACCTGTTGGTGGGCCGTGCAGACAGACTGACAGCCTCCTCCACGTGTGGCTTGCATAGCCCTCAACCCTACTGTATTGTCAGTCACCTGCAG GATGAAAAGAAGTGCTTCCTGTGTGACTCCCGACGTCCCTTCTCTGCTCGAGACAACCCAAATAGTCACCGGATCCAGAATGTAGTCACTAGCTTTGCGCCACAACGCCGGACGGCCTGGTGGCAGTCGGAGAACG GTGTTCCGATGGTCACCATCCAACTGGACCTGGAAGCTGAGTTTCATTTCACCCACCTCATCATGACCTTCAAG ACATTTCGTCCTGCGGCCATGCTGGTGGAGCGCTCTGCAGACTTCGGCCGCACGTGGCGTGTCTACCGATATTTTTCCTACGACTGCGGGGCTGACTTCCCAGGAATCCCGCTGGCTCCGCCGCGTCGCTGGGATGATGTAGTGTGTGAGTCCCGCTACTCAGAAATTGAGCCATCTACTGAAGGCGAG GTCATCTATCGTGTGCTGGATCCTGCTATTCCTATTCCAGACCCCTACAGCTCACGGATTCAGA aCCTGTTGAAGATCACCAACCTCCGTGTGAACCTCACCCGGCTTCACACACTGGGAGACAACTTGCTTGACCCACGGCGGGAGATCCGGGAAAAATATTATTATGCTCTCTATGAACTTGTCATCCGCGGGAACTGCTTCTGCTATGGACATGCCTCACAGTGTGCGCCTGCACCAGGGGCACCGGCCCATGCTGAGGGCATG GTACATGGGGCCTGTATTTGCAAGCACAATACTCGTGGGCTCAACTGTGAGCAGTGTCAGGATTTCTATCAGGACCTTCCCTGGCATCCTGCTGAGGATGGCCATACTCACGCCTGTCGGA AGTGTGAGTGCAACGGGCATAGTCATAGCTGCCACTTTGACATGGCTGTGTACCTGGCATCTGGAAACGTAAGTGGAGGTGTCTGCGATGGCTGTCAGCACAACACGGCTGGGCGCCACTGCGAGCTCTGCCGGCCCTTCTTCTACCGTGACCCAACCAAGGACATGCGGGATCCAGCTGCGTGCCGTC CTTGTGACTGTGACCCAATGGGTTCTCAAGACGGTGGCCGCTGTGATTCCCATGATGACCCTGTGCTAGGTCTGGTCTCAGGCCAGTGTCGCTGCAAAGAACACGTGGTTGGCACTCGCTGCCAGCAATGCCGGGACGGCTTCTTTGGACTTAGTGCCAGCAACCCTCGAGGATGTCAGC GTTGTCAGTGTAACTCAAGGGGCACAGTGCCTGGGGGCACCCCTTGTGACTCCAGTAGTGGAACCTGTTTCTGCAAGCGTCTGGTGACTGGAGACGGCTGTGACCGCTGTCTG CCTGGCCACTGGGGCCTGAGCCATGACCTGCTAGGCTGCCGCCCCTGTGACTGTGATGTGGGCGGTGCCTTGGATCCTCA gtgtgatgAAGCCACGGGTCAGTGCCGCTGCCGCCCACACATGATTGGGCGGCGCTGTGAACAAGTACAGCCTGGCTACTTCCGGCCTTTTCTAGACCATCTaacctgggaggctgagggtgCCCATGGGCAG GTGCTTGAGGTGGTAGAACGTCTGGTGACCAACCGAGAGACTCCGTCCTGGACTGGTGTAGGCTTTGTGCGACTGCGGGAAGGTCAGGAAGTGGAGTTCCTGGTGACCTCTTTGCCTAGGGCCATGGACTATGACCTGCTACTGCGCTGGGAGCCCCAG GTTCCTGAGCAGTGGGCAGAGCTGGAATTGGTGGTGCAGCGCCCAGGGCCTGTGTCTGCACACAGTCCGTGTGGGCACGTGCTGCCGAGGGATGACCGCATTCAGGGGATGCTTCACCCAAACACCAG GGTTTTGGTGTTTCCCAGACCTGTCTGCCTTGAGCCTGGTCTCTCCTACAAGCTGAAGTTGAAATTGACTGGAACAGGGGGACGTGCCCATCCTGAAACCCCATACTCTGGATCTGGAATACTCATTGACTCG CTGGTGCTGCAGCCCCATGTCTTGATGCTAGAGATGTTTAGTGGGGGGGATGCTGCTGCCCTGGAACGCCGTACCACCTTTGAACGCTACCGCTGCCATGAGGAAGGTCTGATGCCCAGCAAGACCCCCCTATCTGAGGCCTGCGTTCCCCTCCTCATCAGTGCGTCCTCCCTGGTCTACAATGGCGCCTTGC CCTGCCAGTGTGACCCTCAAGGCTCACTGAGTTCCGAATGCAATCCTCATGGTGGCCAGTGCCGGTGCAAGCCTGGAGTGGTTGGACGACGCTGTGATGCCTGTGCTACTGGCTACTATGGCTTTGGGCCCGCAGGCTGTCAAG CCTGCCAGTGTAGTCCTGACGGAGCACTCAGTGCCCTGTGTGAAGGGACTAGTGGACAGTGTCTCTGCCGAACCGGTGCCTTTGGTCTTCGCTGTGACCACTGTCAACGTGGCCAGTGGGGTTTCCCTAACTGCCGGCCGTGTGTCTGCAACGGGCGTGCAGATGAGTGTGACGCCCACACAGGCGCTTGCCTGGGCTGCCGTGATTACACAGGGGGCGAGCACTGTGAGAG GTGCATTGCTGGTTTTCATGGGGACCCACGGCTGCCATATGGGGGCCAGTGCCGGCCTTGTCCCTGCCCTGAAGGCCCCGGGAGCCAGCGACACTTTGCTACTTCATGTCACCGGGATGGATATTCCCAGCAAATTGTGTGCCACTGTCGAGCAGGCTACACAG GGCTTCGGTGTGAGGCTTGTGCCCCCGGGCACTTTGGGGACCCATCCAAGCCAGGTGGCAGGTGCCAACTGTGTGAGTGCAGTGGGAACATTGACCCCACGGATCCCGGTGCCTGTGATCCCCACACGGGGCAATGCTTGCGCTGTTTACACCACACGGAGGGGCCCCACTGTGGCCATTGCAAGCCTGGCTTCCATGGGCAAGCTGCCCGACAGAGCTGTCACC GCTGTACCTGCAACCTTCTGGGCACAGATCCCCAGCGGTGCCCATCTACAGACCTGTGCCATTGTGACCCAAGCACTGGGCAGTGCCCATGCCTCCCCCATGTCCAAGGCCTCAGTTGCGACCGTTGTGCCCCCAACTTTTGGAACTTTACCAGTGGACGTGGCTGCCAGCCTTGTGCTTGTCACCCAAGCCGGGCCAGAGGCCCTACCTGCAATGAG TTCACAGGGCAGTGCCACTGTCATGCTGGCTTTGGTGGGAGGACCTGTTCTGAGTGCCAAGAGCTCCACTGGGGAGACCCTGGACTGCAGTGCCGCG CCTGTGACTGTGATCCCAGAGGAATAGACAAACCCCAATGTCATCGTTCTACTGGTCACTGTAGCTGCCGCCCAGGCGTGTCTGGCGTGCGCTGCGACCAGTGTGCTCGTGGCTTCTCGGGTGTTTTTCCTGCTTGTCACCCCTGCCATGCATGCTTTGGAGACTGGGATCGTGTGGTACAGGACCTTGCTGCTCGTACGCGGCGCCTGGAGCAGTGGGCTCAGGAATTGCAGCAAACGGGTGTGCTGGGTGCCTTTGAGAGCAGCTTTTTAAACCTGCAGGGGAAGCTGGGAATGGTGCAGGCCATCGTGGCTGCCCGCAACACCTCAGCTGCGTCTACTGCAAAGCTTGTAGAGGCCACAGAGGGACTGCG TCATGAAATTGGGAAGACCACTGAGCGCCTGACTCAGTTAGAAGCAGAGCTCACAGATGTACAGGATGAGAACTTCAATGCCAACCATGCACTCAGTGGTCTGGAGAGAGACGGGCTCGCACTTAATCTCACACTGAGGCAGCTTGACCAGCATCTGGATATCCTCAAACACTCAAATTTCTTAG GTGCCTATGACAGCATCCGACATGCCCACAGTCAGTCTACAGAAGCAGAGCGCCGGGCCAATGCCTCCACCTTTGCAATACCCAGCCCTGTGAGCAACTCAGCAGATACCCGGCGTCGGGCAGAAGTGCTAATGGGTGCCCAAAGAGAGAACTTCAACCGCCAGCACTTGGCCAACCAGCAGGCACTTGGACGGCTgtccacacacacccataccctGAGCCTGACGGGAGTAAATGAGCTG GTGTGTGGGGCCCCAGGGGACGCACCCTGTGCTACCAGCCCTTGTGGGGGTGCTGGATGTCGGGATGAGGATGGGCAACCCCGCTGTGGTGGCCTCGGTTGCAGTGGAGCAGCAGCCACAGCAGATCTAGCACTGGGCCGGGCTCGGCACACACAGGCAGAGCTGCAGAGAGCGCTGGTAGAAGGTGGTGGCATCCTCAGCCGAGTGTCTGAGACTCGTCGGCAGGCAGAGGAGGCCCAGCAACGAGCACAGGCAGCCCTGGACAAGGCTAATGCTTCTAGGGGCCAAGTGGAGCAGGCCAATCAGGAGCTTCGAGAACTTATCCAGAATGTGAAGGACTTCCTCAGCC AGGAGGGAGCTGATCCCGACAGTATTGAAATGGTAGCAACACGGGTGCTAGACATCTCCATCCCAGCCTCGCCTGAGCAGATCCAGCGCCTAGCAAGTGAGATTGCAGAACGTGTCCGAAGCCTGGCGGATGTGGACACAATCCTGGCACATACCATGGGGGATGTGCGTCGGGCTGAACAGCTACTGCAAGATGCACAGCGGGCACG GAGCCGGGCTGAGGGTGAgagacagaaggcagagacagtccAAGCGGCACTGGAGGAggcccagagggcacagggagCTGCTCAGGGCGCCATCCGGGGAGCAGTGGTTGACACAAAAAACACAGAGCAGACCCTGCAGCAG GTCCAGGAGAGGATGGCAGGTACAGAGCAGTCTCTGAACTCTGCTAGTGAGCGGGCTCGGCAGTTACATGCCCTTCTGGAAGCCCTGAAACTGAAAAGGGCAGGAAACAGCCTGGCAGCATCTACAGCTGAAGAGACAGCAGGCAGTGCCCAGAGCCGTGCCAGGGAGGCTGAGAAA CAGCTACGGGAACAAGTAGGTGACCAGTACCAAACTGTGAGGGCGTTGGCTGAACGGAAGGCTGAAGGTGTTCTGGCCGCACAAGCCAGAGCAGAACAACTGCGGGATGAGGCTCGGGGTCTGTTGCAGGCTGCTCAGGACAAGTTGCAGCGGCTACAGG AACTGGAGGGCACATATGAAGAGAATGAACGCGAACTGGAGGTCAAAGCGGCTCAGCTGGATGGGCTGGAGGCCAGGATGCGCAGTGTGCTTCAGGCAATCAACCTGCAGGTCCAGATCTACAACACCTGCCAGTGA
- the Lamb2 gene encoding laminin subunit beta-2 isoform X3, translated as MVTIQLDLEAEFHFTHLIMTFKTFRPAAMLVERSADFGRTWRVYRYFSYDCGADFPGIPLAPPRRWDDVVCESRYSEIEPSTEGEVIYRVLDPAIPIPDPYSSRIQNLLKITNLRVNLTRLHTLGDNLLDPRREIREKYYYALYELVIRGNCFCYGHASQCAPAPGAPAHAEGMVHGACICKHNTRGLNCEQCQDFYQDLPWHPAEDGHTHACRKCECNGHSHSCHFDMAVYLASGNVSGGVCDGCQHNTAGRHCELCRPFFYRDPTKDMRDPAACRPCDCDPMGSQDGGRCDSHDDPVLGLVSGQCRCKEHVVGTRCQQCRDGFFGLSASNPRGCQRCQCNSRGTVPGGTPCDSSSGTCFCKRLVTGDGCDRCLPGHWGLSHDLLGCRPCDCDVGGALDPQCDEATGQCRCRPHMIGRRCEQVQPGYFRPFLDHLTWEAEGAHGQVLEVVERLVTNRETPSWTGVGFVRLREGQEVEFLVTSLPRAMDYDLLLRWEPQVPEQWAELELVVQRPGPVSAHSPCGHVLPRDDRIQGMLHPNTRVLVFPRPVCLEPGLSYKLKLKLTGTGGRAHPETPYSGSGILIDSLVLQPHVLMLEMFSGGDAAALERRTTFERYRCHEEGLMPSKTPLSEACVPLLISASSLVYNGALPCQCDPQGSLSSECNPHGGQCRCKPGVVGRRCDACATGYYGFGPAGCQACQCSPDGALSALCEGTSGQCLCRTGAFGLRCDHCQRGQWGFPNCRPCVCNGRADECDAHTGACLGCRDYTGGEHCERCIAGFHGDPRLPYGGQCRPCPCPEGPGSQRHFATSCHRDGYSQQIVCHCRAGYTGLRCEACAPGHFGDPSKPGGRCQLCECSGNIDPTDPGACDPHTGQCLRCLHHTEGPHCGHCKPGFHGQAARQSCHRCTCNLLGTDPQRCPSTDLCHCDPSTGQCPCLPHVQGLSCDRCAPNFWNFTSGRGCQPCACHPSRARGPTCNEFTGQCHCHAGFGGRTCSECQELHWGDPGLQCRACDCDPRGIDKPQCHRSTGHCSCRPGVSGVRCDQCARGFSGVFPACHPCHACFGDWDRVVQDLAARTRRLEQWAQELQQTGVLGAFESSFLNLQGKLGMVQAIVAARNTSAASTAKLVEATEGLRHEIGKTTERLTQLEAELTDVQDENFNANHALSGLERDGLALNLTLRQLDQHLDILKHSNFLGAYDSIRHAHSQSTEAERRANASTFAIPSPVSNSADTRRRAEVLMGAQRENFNRQHLANQQALGRLSTHTHTLSLTGVNELVCGAPGDAPCATSPCGGAGCRDEDGQPRCGGLGCSGAAATADLALGRARHTQAELQRALVEGGGILSRVSETRRQAEEAQQRAQAALDKANASRGQVEQANQELRELIQNVKDFLSQEGADPDSIEMVATRVLDISIPASPEQIQRLASEIAERVRSLADVDTILAHTMGDVRRAEQLLQDAQRARSRAEGERQKAETVQAALEEAQRAQGAAQGAIRGAVVDTKNTEQTLQQVQERMAGTEQSLNSASERARQLHALLEALKLKRAGNSLAASTAEETAGSAQSRAREAEKQLREQVGDQYQTVRALAERKAEGVLAAQARAEQLRDEARGLLQAAQDKLQRLQELEGTYEENERELEVKAAQLDGLEARMRSVLQAINLQVQIYNTCQ; from the exons ATGGTCACCATCCAACTGGACCTGGAAGCTGAGTTTCATTTCACCCACCTCATCATGACCTTCAAG ACATTTCGTCCTGCGGCCATGCTGGTGGAGCGCTCTGCAGACTTCGGCCGCACGTGGCGTGTCTACCGATATTTTTCCTACGACTGCGGGGCTGACTTCCCAGGAATCCCGCTGGCTCCGCCGCGTCGCTGGGATGATGTAGTGTGTGAGTCCCGCTACTCAGAAATTGAGCCATCTACTGAAGGCGAG GTCATCTATCGTGTGCTGGATCCTGCTATTCCTATTCCAGACCCCTACAGCTCACGGATTCAGA aCCTGTTGAAGATCACCAACCTCCGTGTGAACCTCACCCGGCTTCACACACTGGGAGACAACTTGCTTGACCCACGGCGGGAGATCCGGGAAAAATATTATTATGCTCTCTATGAACTTGTCATCCGCGGGAACTGCTTCTGCTATGGACATGCCTCACAGTGTGCGCCTGCACCAGGGGCACCGGCCCATGCTGAGGGCATG GTACATGGGGCCTGTATTTGCAAGCACAATACTCGTGGGCTCAACTGTGAGCAGTGTCAGGATTTCTATCAGGACCTTCCCTGGCATCCTGCTGAGGATGGCCATACTCACGCCTGTCGGA AGTGTGAGTGCAACGGGCATAGTCATAGCTGCCACTTTGACATGGCTGTGTACCTGGCATCTGGAAACGTAAGTGGAGGTGTCTGCGATGGCTGTCAGCACAACACGGCTGGGCGCCACTGCGAGCTCTGCCGGCCCTTCTTCTACCGTGACCCAACCAAGGACATGCGGGATCCAGCTGCGTGCCGTC CTTGTGACTGTGACCCAATGGGTTCTCAAGACGGTGGCCGCTGTGATTCCCATGATGACCCTGTGCTAGGTCTGGTCTCAGGCCAGTGTCGCTGCAAAGAACACGTGGTTGGCACTCGCTGCCAGCAATGCCGGGACGGCTTCTTTGGACTTAGTGCCAGCAACCCTCGAGGATGTCAGC GTTGTCAGTGTAACTCAAGGGGCACAGTGCCTGGGGGCACCCCTTGTGACTCCAGTAGTGGAACCTGTTTCTGCAAGCGTCTGGTGACTGGAGACGGCTGTGACCGCTGTCTG CCTGGCCACTGGGGCCTGAGCCATGACCTGCTAGGCTGCCGCCCCTGTGACTGTGATGTGGGCGGTGCCTTGGATCCTCA gtgtgatgAAGCCACGGGTCAGTGCCGCTGCCGCCCACACATGATTGGGCGGCGCTGTGAACAAGTACAGCCTGGCTACTTCCGGCCTTTTCTAGACCATCTaacctgggaggctgagggtgCCCATGGGCAG GTGCTTGAGGTGGTAGAACGTCTGGTGACCAACCGAGAGACTCCGTCCTGGACTGGTGTAGGCTTTGTGCGACTGCGGGAAGGTCAGGAAGTGGAGTTCCTGGTGACCTCTTTGCCTAGGGCCATGGACTATGACCTGCTACTGCGCTGGGAGCCCCAG GTTCCTGAGCAGTGGGCAGAGCTGGAATTGGTGGTGCAGCGCCCAGGGCCTGTGTCTGCACACAGTCCGTGTGGGCACGTGCTGCCGAGGGATGACCGCATTCAGGGGATGCTTCACCCAAACACCAG GGTTTTGGTGTTTCCCAGACCTGTCTGCCTTGAGCCTGGTCTCTCCTACAAGCTGAAGTTGAAATTGACTGGAACAGGGGGACGTGCCCATCCTGAAACCCCATACTCTGGATCTGGAATACTCATTGACTCG CTGGTGCTGCAGCCCCATGTCTTGATGCTAGAGATGTTTAGTGGGGGGGATGCTGCTGCCCTGGAACGCCGTACCACCTTTGAACGCTACCGCTGCCATGAGGAAGGTCTGATGCCCAGCAAGACCCCCCTATCTGAGGCCTGCGTTCCCCTCCTCATCAGTGCGTCCTCCCTGGTCTACAATGGCGCCTTGC CCTGCCAGTGTGACCCTCAAGGCTCACTGAGTTCCGAATGCAATCCTCATGGTGGCCAGTGCCGGTGCAAGCCTGGAGTGGTTGGACGACGCTGTGATGCCTGTGCTACTGGCTACTATGGCTTTGGGCCCGCAGGCTGTCAAG CCTGCCAGTGTAGTCCTGACGGAGCACTCAGTGCCCTGTGTGAAGGGACTAGTGGACAGTGTCTCTGCCGAACCGGTGCCTTTGGTCTTCGCTGTGACCACTGTCAACGTGGCCAGTGGGGTTTCCCTAACTGCCGGCCGTGTGTCTGCAACGGGCGTGCAGATGAGTGTGACGCCCACACAGGCGCTTGCCTGGGCTGCCGTGATTACACAGGGGGCGAGCACTGTGAGAG GTGCATTGCTGGTTTTCATGGGGACCCACGGCTGCCATATGGGGGCCAGTGCCGGCCTTGTCCCTGCCCTGAAGGCCCCGGGAGCCAGCGACACTTTGCTACTTCATGTCACCGGGATGGATATTCCCAGCAAATTGTGTGCCACTGTCGAGCAGGCTACACAG GGCTTCGGTGTGAGGCTTGTGCCCCCGGGCACTTTGGGGACCCATCCAAGCCAGGTGGCAGGTGCCAACTGTGTGAGTGCAGTGGGAACATTGACCCCACGGATCCCGGTGCCTGTGATCCCCACACGGGGCAATGCTTGCGCTGTTTACACCACACGGAGGGGCCCCACTGTGGCCATTGCAAGCCTGGCTTCCATGGGCAAGCTGCCCGACAGAGCTGTCACC GCTGTACCTGCAACCTTCTGGGCACAGATCCCCAGCGGTGCCCATCTACAGACCTGTGCCATTGTGACCCAAGCACTGGGCAGTGCCCATGCCTCCCCCATGTCCAAGGCCTCAGTTGCGACCGTTGTGCCCCCAACTTTTGGAACTTTACCAGTGGACGTGGCTGCCAGCCTTGTGCTTGTCACCCAAGCCGGGCCAGAGGCCCTACCTGCAATGAG TTCACAGGGCAGTGCCACTGTCATGCTGGCTTTGGTGGGAGGACCTGTTCTGAGTGCCAAGAGCTCCACTGGGGAGACCCTGGACTGCAGTGCCGCG CCTGTGACTGTGATCCCAGAGGAATAGACAAACCCCAATGTCATCGTTCTACTGGTCACTGTAGCTGCCGCCCAGGCGTGTCTGGCGTGCGCTGCGACCAGTGTGCTCGTGGCTTCTCGGGTGTTTTTCCTGCTTGTCACCCCTGCCATGCATGCTTTGGAGACTGGGATCGTGTGGTACAGGACCTTGCTGCTCGTACGCGGCGCCTGGAGCAGTGGGCTCAGGAATTGCAGCAAACGGGTGTGCTGGGTGCCTTTGAGAGCAGCTTTTTAAACCTGCAGGGGAAGCTGGGAATGGTGCAGGCCATCGTGGCTGCCCGCAACACCTCAGCTGCGTCTACTGCAAAGCTTGTAGAGGCCACAGAGGGACTGCG TCATGAAATTGGGAAGACCACTGAGCGCCTGACTCAGTTAGAAGCAGAGCTCACAGATGTACAGGATGAGAACTTCAATGCCAACCATGCACTCAGTGGTCTGGAGAGAGACGGGCTCGCACTTAATCTCACACTGAGGCAGCTTGACCAGCATCTGGATATCCTCAAACACTCAAATTTCTTAG GTGCCTATGACAGCATCCGACATGCCCACAGTCAGTCTACAGAAGCAGAGCGCCGGGCCAATGCCTCCACCTTTGCAATACCCAGCCCTGTGAGCAACTCAGCAGATACCCGGCGTCGGGCAGAAGTGCTAATGGGTGCCCAAAGAGAGAACTTCAACCGCCAGCACTTGGCCAACCAGCAGGCACTTGGACGGCTgtccacacacacccataccctGAGCCTGACGGGAGTAAATGAGCTG GTGTGTGGGGCCCCAGGGGACGCACCCTGTGCTACCAGCCCTTGTGGGGGTGCTGGATGTCGGGATGAGGATGGGCAACCCCGCTGTGGTGGCCTCGGTTGCAGTGGAGCAGCAGCCACAGCAGATCTAGCACTGGGCCGGGCTCGGCACACACAGGCAGAGCTGCAGAGAGCGCTGGTAGAAGGTGGTGGCATCCTCAGCCGAGTGTCTGAGACTCGTCGGCAGGCAGAGGAGGCCCAGCAACGAGCACAGGCAGCCCTGGACAAGGCTAATGCTTCTAGGGGCCAAGTGGAGCAGGCCAATCAGGAGCTTCGAGAACTTATCCAGAATGTGAAGGACTTCCTCAGCC AGGAGGGAGCTGATCCCGACAGTATTGAAATGGTAGCAACACGGGTGCTAGACATCTCCATCCCAGCCTCGCCTGAGCAGATCCAGCGCCTAGCAAGTGAGATTGCAGAACGTGTCCGAAGCCTGGCGGATGTGGACACAATCCTGGCACATACCATGGGGGATGTGCGTCGGGCTGAACAGCTACTGCAAGATGCACAGCGGGCACG GAGCCGGGCTGAGGGTGAgagacagaaggcagagacagtccAAGCGGCACTGGAGGAggcccagagggcacagggagCTGCTCAGGGCGCCATCCGGGGAGCAGTGGTTGACACAAAAAACACAGAGCAGACCCTGCAGCAG GTCCAGGAGAGGATGGCAGGTACAGAGCAGTCTCTGAACTCTGCTAGTGAGCGGGCTCGGCAGTTACATGCCCTTCTGGAAGCCCTGAAACTGAAAAGGGCAGGAAACAGCCTGGCAGCATCTACAGCTGAAGAGACAGCAGGCAGTGCCCAGAGCCGTGCCAGGGAGGCTGAGAAA CAGCTACGGGAACAAGTAGGTGACCAGTACCAAACTGTGAGGGCGTTGGCTGAACGGAAGGCTGAAGGTGTTCTGGCCGCACAAGCCAGAGCAGAACAACTGCGGGATGAGGCTCGGGGTCTGTTGCAGGCTGCTCAGGACAAGTTGCAGCGGCTACAGG AACTGGAGGGCACATATGAAGAGAATGAACGCGAACTGGAGGTCAAAGCGGCTCAGCTGGATGGGCTGGAGGCCAGGATGCGCAGTGTGCTTCAGGCAATCAACCTGCAGGTCCAGATCTACAACACCTGCCAGTGA